GGCCGTGTCGAGGTCGGCCGGGTTGAGGATGTCGCCCTCGATGAGGGCGATGGTGGTGAGGTCGGCGAGGTTTTCGCGGTAGCCGGTGGAGAAGTTGTCGAGGACGCGGACCTCGGTGAACTTCGGGTGCTGGGTCAGGGTGCGGGCGAGGTTGCTGCCGATGAAGCCGGCTCCGCCGGTGATGGTGACGATCATGGGTGGGGCTCCTGGGGAGTGGGGAGTTAGAGGGATTCGATGTGGGGGCCGGTGAGGCGGTTGCGGCAGTCGAGGACGAACGGGGCGTGCTCGGTGATCGCCGTGTAGTCGAAGGCGTCGTGGTCGGCGAGGAGGATGACGGCGTCGGTGGCCGCGAGCGCCGGTGGCGTGAGGGTGGTGCGGGGGATGGCGAGGAGGGGGCTGGCCTGGGGGTGAGCTTCGTCCAGGACGTGAGGATCGGCTGCGCTGACGTGGGCGCCCATGGTGATGAGCAGGTGGGCGATGCGGGAGGCGGGGGTTTCTCTGGCGTCGCCGGTGTTGGGTTTGTAGGCGAGGCCGAGGAGGAGGATGCGGGCGTCCTTGACCGGCTTGTTGCGGTGGTTGAGGGCCTCGGTGAGGCGGCGGACGACGTAGTCGGGCATGTGGTTGTTCACGTCGTTGGCGAGCTCGACGAAGCGGAAGCTGTGGCCGAGGGCGCGTTGGACGCGCCAGGAGAGGTACGAGGGGTCGACGGGCAGGCAGTGGCCGCCGACGCCGGGGCCCGGGGTGAAGCGCATGTAGCCGAAGGGCTTGGTGGAGGCGGCGTCGATCGCGGACCAGATGTCGATGTCCAGGTCGTGCGCGAACATGGCGAGTTCGTTGACAAGGGCGATGTTCACGTGCCGGAAGGTGTTCTCCAGGAGCTTCGTCAGCTCGGCTTCCTTACAGGTGGCTACCGGGACGACGGTGTCGACGAGTGTGGCGTAGAAGCGGTGGAGGGCGGCCGTGGAGGCGGGGGTGATGCCGGCGATCACTTTGGGGGTGGATTCGAGGGTCCAGGTGCGATTTCCGGGGTCGATACGTTCGGGGCTGTAGCCGAGGTGGAAGTCCTGGCCGGGGGTTAGACCCGAGGTCTCGGCGAGGAGCGGGGCAAAGAGTTCCTCGGTGGTGCCGGGGTAGGTCGTCGATTCGAGG
The sequence above is a segment of the Streptomyces sp. NBC_00237 genome. Coding sequences within it:
- a CDS encoding nucleotide sugar dehydrogenase yields the protein MHQPLRVVVLGQGYVGLPLAVRAAEVGHQVVGLDTDVARIKHLMSAESYVEDIPDTRLAPLLATGAYRPTIDPSDCANFDVAVVTVPTPLRDGAPDLSHVEDTARLLGTHLTPGATVILESTTYPGTTEELFAPLLAETSGLTPGQDFHLGYSPERIDPGNRTWTLESTPKVIAGITPASTAALHRFYATLVDTVVPVATCKEAELTKLLENTFRHVNIALVNELAMFAHDLDIDIWSAIDAASTKPFGYMRFTPGPGVGGHCLPVDPSYLSWRVQRALGHSFRFVELANDVNNHMPDYVVRRLTEALNHRNKPVKDARILLLGLAYKPNTGDARETPASRIAHLLITMGAHVSAADPHVLDEAHPQASPLLAIPRTTLTPPALAATDAVILLADHDAFDYTAITEHAPFVLDCRNRLTGPHIESL